TTGAGATAGCAGGTGCATGGCAGCAAAATGGAGACCATGACACTTAAAAATGCTCCAATGAACGCCATTAGGTACCCAAAAAATGGAATGCTTAGTGCCACAACGACAGTGCTGATCAACAGTACTGTTCTGATAAGGATGCTAATAGGCCTGCTGTTTCGGAATGGAAACCAGTCTTCAAGTGCTGTAGAAATTGGGCTGATCATAATTGCATACTTTGTGAAAGGATTGACTAATGTGGTGTAGATTGCTATCCTTGAGCTAAGCTTTCCAACAGGTAAGTTTAATGTCACTTGAGATTTCACGCCTTCTCCGTACATCAGGTAGCCTAAAACAGCCATTGTTCCGTAGTTGACGGTGCAAAGCATGAAGCACATGACCAACACCTGCAAGGAGGAACAAAACAAGGGAAATTCATCATCTCTGGGCAGGACTGATTGGAGAATTTAGAGCACAGGTTTACTGAGAAGAATGGTACAAACTAAGACGCAGGTACCATACTTACCCTGGGGAACTGGCTTTTATCTTTCATAGAAGTGCATAAAGTAGGAAGCACTGCATGACCACTGTAACTAAATGCAAATAAGCTGATAGCAGTGGGCACTCCATTCCACCTCACAAGTGTTCCTCTTTCATGAAATCCAACATGGTCAATTGCGCCAGCCCAAGCAACAGAACACACAACAACAATAGAAGCCAAAACTCCACCAGCAGAGACATAGGCAAGTAGACCCAAATTCTTTAACCACGTTGTGGGCAAGATTACAAGGGCTGAAAGCAGAACAAAACCCTGTTTTCCCCCAATTTTCAAGCTTCCAACATTGAAATTCATGTTTGGAAACAACTTCTCTAAATTATCACCCTCCAATATCAAAAATTCAACACAGATTAGATAGAGCTCAAGATACATGAATAGGGATATCATGGCTCTTCCTTTGTACCCAAAAGCAAGCTCACCAATATCAGGATAGGTTCTGACAAGTGGGTGCGCATCCATACATCGTCGTAAAAGTAAACCTGTGTAGTTACAGACTGCTGCCAtgataaaaagaagaagcaagctCATCCACCCTCCTTCAGAAAGTGCATATGGGATCGATAATATCCCCACTCCTGCATAACACAAATAAAGATTACAATGATGATTATTCATGACACGTAAAggagcatttttttttaacagggAAACTACTGCAGACtgaaaaacaagagaaaaagagacCTGATAAGGCGTTGACTCCATTAAAACAAGTGAGGAGGAAGGTGGTCCCTTTCTGTGCTTGGTTCTGGCTCTCCATGGCTGCCTTCTGCTTGTGGGTTTCTACTCTTGGAATTGAAGGTTCACAGTGGCAATGGTGGGAGAGAAGGTGCTATTTAAGAGAGGAGAGGCCATCTCCACTGATGAACTTTTGGAGGGAGAAATTGTGGTTGAGTGGATATCCATTCAACTCAACatcaacattaaaaaaaaaaaaacaaaaaagaagaagaaaaaaacatttgaagAACCTTCCACTTCTCCATGTCCAGTCACTCACAAAGCTCCCCTGCTTTCTCGCGATTGCCCACTCTTTTGGAGTCTCATTTGATTCAATAGTGTACAATGCCCACCACCAGTAATTAAGTAAATGAGCTCAAAGGTTAGAAGCAACTTGAgaactagaaaaagaaaaaaatattctaatatagcaaaaaagggaaagaaaagaagaagaagaagcaaaccGCAAACTGACTTCCTTATAACAGGATAAACCTATTCTTATCATATATTTAAAAAGTTTCTCCTGAGTAAAGGCCAACTGGACTGTTGTTCCCTGCATACTTAACATGCATTTCTTTGCCACCCTCAGCTGGGTCCGGAAATGGTGCAGGACATCAGGTTAAATAACGTCCTTCCATTTCTCTCAGGTAGGAATCTCTGTTTCCCTCTCTGTTTGACTGTACTACAAGGATTTTGgatcttgtgggacccacatttgaTGAAAACCCATCCAACAGTTGTCACTTGTGTTGCAGAATGTCCAAGAGACACATGTCAGGCGAGCGCGGATCATgtcttgtacaagtaccgtccaaggccCTATAGGGCCAGTCACATTGAATCTACTCTGGGACGCACAAGAGGAGTGGATTACATGTGAGTGGCCCTGGAGGGCCTTGgatggtacttgtacaaggacatgatccggtCTCATGCCAATCACCTAGAGGAGTCTCAAAATTTGACTCAgcctcataaaataaaataaaaaggaaagggtTTCCTGCCAGGCTTTGTAACCTTTACAATAGCACGGGGTCAATGGAAGCACCCTAGGCCATGCTTGAAAACAAAGAACCACCGTCTTGAGTGGGACGTGCGAAAGCCATTGCTTGTTCCTTTTTCCAtttgttgggttttgggaacATCTGGAAATCAAGTGGGCAATGGGCGGGTGGTCATTTTACTGCCGCTTGTGAGAGGGTGTAAATGAGCATTGTCGGGCAACATTCATTTTCCCAATAAAaatttatgaaaagaaaattaacatAGATATCTCGTAGCATTGCTCAAAGTAAAACCAGTGATAAGAGTTACAAATTTGCATTTGATTCTAGAGCATCTACTCCAACGTTTATGCTTCACATACAGATACGGTTAGGTGATGACATTTGtcccttttgttttcataaataccccttcaTATACTCTTATAATGGAGAACGGATCACCTTtgctttttttggtagaaactgGATCACATACCTATATGTGTATGGTTTGCATACAATTAAGTGATGACATGTGTCCTCAACCGCTGCCATTAACAAGGTATGACCTATAGCATTTATGAAAGCAAAAAGGCCACATGTTACCACCTAATTGTACATAAAGGGTACACGTATGAGGTAGGTGATCCAAACACCTCATAAATTGACACATGTTATTACCCAACCGTACATGAAGGGTACACGTATAGGAAGGTGATTATGACTCATTGCATTTGGATGAGAATTGCAAGGTTTTAATTAACTCAAGtttcctttaccaaaaaaaaaataaactcagGTTTCATGTCCACGTTTCAAAGAATTGAAATCAGATTTGTTGAATCGGCTGATTTGGATCGGAATTGGTTATGGGTAATCTCgatttttgtattctttttttttttgatttgtcTTTTTTGATGTTCCATCTCTATTTGTTgccatttttttcttgttctagTAAATGAAATAGCAGAAAATCATAGAAATTTACCCCTTGTATGTAAACAAAATCTCTAGTTTATTTAATCCAAAactccatttaaaaaaaaaaaaacatggattTGAGAATTCTTtgcttatttttttcaattcaaaaaTTTCCTGTTACTCATTCCAATTACTTGAACCGTGTTTATGTCAAATATTTGGTGGTTTGAGTTTTGATCATTTTTGTCACACAAATAGAatatttctcacttttcttttttttggatagaaaatATTCCTCACAAAGTGGGAATATTTTGGTGTTTTGATCGATAACTCGGATGCTTTGATTGCACTCTGATAACTTCTTAAATCATAGGTGAAAGACTTTCCGCCAattcaatccaatccaatccaatccaaaggTTAGATGTCATAGCTTAGATGTTATCTCTTCACCGTAGATAAAGGGGAACTCAACCCTAGGTTAGATGTCATGGCTGATGTTCTCTCTTCACCGTAGATACAATAagaaaagttgttttttttgtttttttgtttttctgtttttttttattgagagTGGCTACATTGCACATACATTTGGTACTAAACACATGTTTCTACTTCAAAAAATGCCAGCGCTGAGTGTAAGTGCAGTGGAATCGAACTCTATTTGTTTGTTTCTAtacttctacccaaaaaaatatatattctaTTAGAATCCACAAATAATGGAGGGTAAAAAGTGGATTAGTATATCAGATGACAAAAACAAAGGTGTTAATCAGCCTAATTACCCTTCATTGTATACGTAAATGAAAAGAAgatttaacaaaagaaaaaaatttaatactGAACATTATATGCTTCAGATTCAGACTCCACTAGTATGAAGTTTGGCAAAATAGGTGCACTACTGCTGTAGCACCACATGACATGATTTATGTATCCAACCAACAACACTACTCCTTAGATGAATATAATTGAGTCTTATTTATTGGGTTGGTAATAAGACATGAATTCATTATCCAATTGCACATTTAAAtagtgaaaaacaaaaaaaaggtgcCTAGCTCAGCTCGAATCGACATCCTTTACTTCCGCCTGCCCTTACTTCCGTGTGTATTCTATACACAATGAGGTGTGCAAAGACTGTCTTACCCCGCTcgagcaagggtaaggtggtctttatGCACCCCGTTGTGTATAGGGTGCGCATGAAAATAGGAGCagacggaagtagaggatccggactcagCTCAAAGAACTAATTAAAAGACttatcagaaagaaaaaaaattttaaaaatccattttaagAATATAAGAATGAGAGGATGACGTATAAAAGGAGATGGTGCATTCATGCAAGGAAACACTTGGGAAAGTAAAGGCTAGGAGGGCTTCTTTTATGTGAAGTTGTATGAATTGacttgggggagggggggggggagtggatGAGATTTCTATGAAGATCGTTGGTGGCTGCTGAGATATGTGTGCAATACATTAGGCGCAGTGGGCATGCAGGGCAAAAGATAGTGGAAAGCACAAATGTCACCaccaggagagagagagatatgaggGCTTCAAAATTTGAATAGGTTAAGACTTATGCCGTCACATATAGAGAAGTGAGGAGGAAAGGAGAccacactttttctttttcataaaaaaaaaggagaccaCATTTATGTCTTACAAAATATGCCTTATATGCCatagaattttatttatttatttattttttggatggGGGGTAAGGATGTACCATAGAAATGACTATCTATAAAAGTAAATGGTGGTGTGATGTCATCTATACATGAACTTTGATTTAACATACGTAGGTATGTGAGGGTCTTCTACTCTTCTCGCACAGTAAAAATAAAGGGGACATATTCTAT
The nucleotide sequence above comes from Telopea speciosissima isolate NSW1024214 ecotype Mountain lineage chromosome 3, Tspe_v1, whole genome shotgun sequence. Encoded proteins:
- the LOC122653848 gene encoding amino acid transporter AVT1I-like, which encodes MESQNQAQKGTTFLLTCFNGVNALSGVGILSIPYALSEGGWMSLLLLFIMAAVCNYTGLLLRRCMDAHPLVRTYPDIGELAFGYKGRAMISLFMYLELYLICVEFLILEGDNLEKLFPNMNFNVGSLKIGGKQGFVLLSALVILPTTWLKNLGLLAYVSAGGVLASIVVVCSVAWAGAIDHVGFHERGTLVRWNGVPTAISLFAFSYSGHAVLPTLCTSMKDKSQFPRVLVMCFMLCTVNYGTMAVLGYLMYGEGVKSQVTLNLPVGKLSSRIAIYTTLVNPFTKYAIMISPISTALEDWFPFRNSRPISILIRTVLLISTVVVALSIPFFGYLMAFIGAFLSVMVSILLPCTCYLKIYNAFKSFSLELVSIGGILVLGTAVAVMGTYISLRQIAAQL